One stretch of Halichoerus grypus chromosome 8, mHalGry1.hap1.1, whole genome shotgun sequence DNA includes these proteins:
- the NKX2-8 gene encoding homeobox protein Nkx-2.8, which yields MATSGRLSFTVRSLLDLPEQDAQHLRRREPELRAPGPGPCATWLESERSHYPSSDESSPETSLPDSSQRPCTRPVSPGSDAEKRKKRRVLFSKAQTLELERRFRQQRYLSAPEREQLARLLRLTPTQVKIWFQNHRYKLKRARAPGAPGAAESPDLAAAAELRAAPGLLRRVVVPVLVRDGQPCGSGDLSTASAQDKSGASPAATCPLPGYAAFGPCSALGLFPAYQHLAPPALVSWNW from the exons ATGGCCACCTCTGGACGCCTCAGCTTCACCGTGCGCAGCCTCCTGGATTTACCCGAGCAGGACGCACAGCACCTGCGGAGGCGGGAGCCGGAGCTACGCGCTCCCGGGCCCGGCCCCTGCGCCACCTGGTTGGAATCCGAGCGCAGCCACTACCCCT CCTCGGACGAGAGCAGCCCGGAGACCAGCCTTCCCGACTCGTCGCAGCGGCCGTGCACTCGGCCGGTGTCTCCCGGCTCAGACGCTGAAAAGAGGAAGAAGCGTCGGGTGCTGTTCTCCAAGGCGCAAACGCTGGAGTTGGAGCGACGCTTTCGGCAGCAGCGCTACCTGTCCGCGCCCGAGCGCGAGCAGCTGGCGCGCCTGCTTCGCCTCACGCCCACACAGGTCAAAATCTGGTTCCAGAACCATCGCTATAAGCTGAAGCGCGCGCGCGCACCCGGCGCGCCGGGGGCGGCGGAGTCGCCTGACCTGGCAGCCGCTGCCGAGCTGCGCGCCGCCCCGGGCCTGCTGCGCCGCGTGGTGGTCCCCGTGCTGGTGCGCGACGGGCAGCCTTGCGGCAGCGGCGATCTAAGCACGGCCTCCGCCCAGGACAAGAGCGGCGCGTCCCCGGCCGCCACCTGCCCTCTGCCAGGCTATGCCGCCTTCGGGCCTTGCTCGGCTCTCGGCCTCTTCCCCGCCTACCAGCACTTAGCGCCCCCAGCCCTGGTCTCCTGGAACTGGTGA